One segment of Bradyrhizobium sp. WD16 DNA contains the following:
- a CDS encoding 2-oxoacid:acceptor oxidoreductase subunit alpha, with protein MPLNAVNDFVIRFANVNGSGSASANELFARAIMRMGVPVAPRNVFPSNIQGLPTWYEIRVSEEGRLGARGGTDFMVAMNPQTFNADVISIEPDGYLMYDSTRTLPPGQLRSDITVIGMPLTAICNAHYSDPRQRQLFKNIICIGALSALLDLDFAEVEKLIGEQYRGKDKLIEPNITALHLGRDYARAHFACPLGLRVRRADKVGDRILIEGNAAAALGAVYGGATVCAWYPITPSSSLAEGFARFCRRFRHDPASGEARYAIVQAEDEIASIGMVIGAGWNGARAFTATSGPGISLMQEFFGFAYFAEIPAVIFDVQRAGPSTGMPTRTQQCDLISCAYASHGDTKHVLLLPEDATEAFEFGADAFDLADRLQTPVFVLLDLDIGMNQRLCRPLQWDDARRYDRGKVLTAADLDRIKEFGRYTDVDGDAIPYRTYPGTHPNKGAFFTRGTSHDARARYSENGATYVEGMQRLLRKQETAKKLLPRPVRRAAAAPTRFGAIYYGSTSPAMTEAAEILARRGHGLDLMRVRAFPFHQDVASFIADHDFVFVVEQNRDGQLRMLLVNEIGIDPVRLVPVLHYDGASITARFIANAIGGSIDTLQVAPLRKALS; from the coding sequence ATGCCGCTGAACGCCGTCAACGATTTCGTCATCCGCTTCGCCAATGTCAACGGCTCCGGCTCTGCCAGCGCCAACGAGCTGTTCGCCCGCGCCATCATGCGCATGGGCGTGCCGGTGGCGCCGCGCAACGTCTTCCCCTCCAACATCCAGGGACTGCCGACCTGGTACGAGATCCGCGTCAGCGAGGAAGGCCGTCTCGGCGCCCGCGGCGGCACCGATTTCATGGTGGCGATGAATCCGCAGACCTTCAACGCGGACGTCATCTCGATCGAGCCCGACGGCTACCTGATGTATGATTCGACGCGGACGCTGCCGCCGGGCCAGTTGCGCTCCGACATCACCGTCATCGGCATGCCGCTGACGGCGATCTGCAACGCGCACTACAGCGATCCGCGCCAGCGCCAGCTGTTCAAGAACATCATCTGCATCGGCGCGCTGTCCGCGCTGCTCGATCTCGATTTTGCCGAGGTCGAGAAGCTGATCGGCGAACAATACCGCGGCAAGGACAAGCTGATCGAGCCGAACATCACGGCGCTGCATCTCGGCCGCGACTACGCCAGGGCTCACTTCGCCTGCCCGCTCGGCCTGCGGGTGCGCCGCGCCGACAAGGTCGGCGACCGCATCCTGATCGAGGGCAATGCCGCGGCCGCGCTCGGCGCTGTGTATGGCGGCGCCACGGTCTGCGCCTGGTATCCGATCACGCCGTCATCCTCGCTCGCCGAAGGCTTCGCCCGCTTCTGCAGGCGCTTCCGCCACGATCCGGCGAGCGGCGAGGCGCGCTACGCCATCGTCCAGGCCGAGGACGAGATCGCCTCCATCGGCATGGTGATCGGCGCCGGCTGGAACGGCGCCCGGGCCTTCACCGCGACCTCGGGGCCGGGCATCTCGCTGATGCAGGAATTCTTCGGCTTCGCCTATTTCGCCGAGATACCGGCGGTGATCTTCGACGTGCAGCGCGCCGGTCCCTCCACCGGCATGCCGACCCGCACCCAGCAATGCGACCTGATCAGCTGCGCCTATGCCTCCCATGGCGACACCAAGCACGTGCTGCTGCTGCCGGAGGACGCCACCGAGGCCTTCGAATTCGGCGCCGATGCCTTCGATCTCGCCGACCGCCTGCAGACGCCGGTCTTCGTGCTGCTCGACCTCGATATCGGCATGAACCAGCGGCTGTGCCGGCCGCTGCAATGGGATGATGCCAGGCGCTATGACCGCGGCAAGGTGCTCACCGCCGCCGACCTCGATCGCATCAAGGAGTTCGGCCGCTACACGGATGTCGACGGCGACGCCATTCCCTATCGCACCTATCCCGGAACGCATCCGAACAAGGGCGCCTTCTTCACTCGCGGCACCTCCCACGACGCCCGCGCCCGCTACTCGGAGAACGGCGCAACCTATGTGGAAGGCATGCAGCGGCTGCTGCGCAAGCAGGAGACGGCGAAGAAGCTGCTGCCGCGGCCGGTGCGGCGCGCCGCCGCCGCGCCGACCCGCTTCGGCGCGATCTATTACGGCTCGACGTCGCCGGCCATGACCGAGGCCGCGGAGATCCTGGCGCGGCGTGGCCATGGCCTCGACCTGATGCGAGTGCGCGCCTTTCCCTTCCATCAGGACGTCGCCAGCTTCATCGCCGACCATGATTTCGTGTTCGTCGTCGAGCAGAACCGCGACGGGCAGCTGCGCATGCTGCTGGTCAACGAGATCGGCATCGATCCGGTACGCCTCGTGCCGGTGCTGCATTACGACGGCGCCTCGATCACGGCGCGCTTCATCGCCAACGCCATCGGCGGCAGCATCGACACGCTGCAGGTGGCGCCGCTGCGCAAGGCCCTGTCGTAA
- a CDS encoding FAD-dependent oxidoreductase: MRPTDISAPDYFHKVVDCQWACPAHTPVPEYIRLIAAGRYSDAYLLNWRSNVFPGILGRTCDRPCEPACRRVRVEEEPVAICRLKRVAADFKDDIRSRLPQPAAKRNGKRVALIGAGPASLTAARDLAPLGYDCVVFDADARAGGMMRTQIPKFRLPDSVIDEETGYVLDLGVDFRGGTRIDSMKALLADGFDAVVVGTGAPRGRDLDIPGRKEAAANIHIGIDWLSSVSFDHIHGIGKRVIVLGGGNTAMDCCRSARRLGGEDVKVVVRSGFEEMKASPWEKEDAAREGIPIHNYLVPKAFEHEGGKLTGVRFEKVRAEYDARGRRRLVPSGEPDVSFPCDDVLAAVGQENAFPFIERDLGIAFDEGGMPIVDKVTFRSTHPQVFFAGDAAFGPKNIIWAVAHGHEVAVSIDLVLRGEDPARRPAPQVTLASQKMGIHEWSYKNEVMPDTRHAVPHRDSKLALTSIKAEVELGFDADLALAEAGRCLNCDVETVFSAPLCIECDACVDICPMDSITFTADGEEADLRERLRAPARNLHQAIYVADGLKTGRVMAKDEDVCLHCGLCAERCPTGAWDMQKFFLEVTHAGAACR; the protein is encoded by the coding sequence ATGAGACCGACCGATATTTCGGCGCCCGACTATTTTCATAAAGTGGTCGACTGCCAGTGGGCCTGCCCCGCGCACACGCCCGTTCCCGAATATATCCGCCTGATCGCCGCCGGCCGCTACAGCGACGCCTATCTCCTGAACTGGCGATCCAACGTCTTTCCCGGCATCCTCGGCCGCACCTGCGACCGGCCCTGCGAACCCGCCTGTCGCCGCGTCCGCGTTGAGGAAGAGCCGGTGGCGATCTGCCGGCTCAAGCGTGTCGCCGCCGACTTCAAGGACGATATCAGGTCGCGGCTGCCGCAGCCGGCGGCGAAGCGCAACGGCAAGCGCGTCGCGCTGATTGGCGCGGGTCCGGCCTCGCTCACCGCGGCGCGCGATCTCGCCCCGCTCGGCTATGACTGCGTGGTGTTCGATGCCGACGCCAGGGCCGGCGGCATGATGCGCACGCAAATCCCGAAATTCCGCCTGCCCGACAGCGTCATCGACGAGGAGACCGGCTATGTGCTCGATCTCGGCGTCGATTTCCGGGGCGGCACGCGCATCGACAGCATGAAGGCGCTGCTCGCCGACGGTTTCGACGCGGTGGTGGTCGGCACCGGCGCGCCGCGCGGCCGCGATCTCGACATTCCCGGGCGCAAGGAAGCCGCCGCCAATATCCATATCGGCATCGACTGGCTGTCCTCGGTGTCGTTCGATCACATCCACGGCATCGGCAAGCGCGTCATCGTGCTCGGTGGCGGCAATACCGCCATGGACTGCTGCCGCTCGGCCCGCCGGCTCGGCGGCGAGGACGTCAAGGTCGTGGTGCGCTCCGGCTTCGAGGAAATGAAGGCCTCGCCGTGGGAAAAGGAGGATGCCGCCCGCGAAGGCATTCCGATCCACAATTACCTGGTGCCGAAGGCGTTCGAGCATGAGGGCGGCAAGCTCACCGGCGTGCGCTTCGAAAAGGTTCGGGCGGAATACGACGCCAGGGGGCGGCGCCGGCTCGTGCCCTCGGGCGAACCCGACGTCAGCTTTCCCTGCGACGACGTGCTGGCGGCGGTGGGGCAGGAGAATGCCTTCCCCTTCATCGAGCGCGATCTCGGCATCGCCTTCGACGAGGGCGGCATGCCGATCGTCGACAAGGTCACCTTCCGCTCCACCCATCCCCAGGTGTTCTTCGCCGGCGACGCCGCCTTCGGCCCGAAGAACATCATCTGGGCGGTGGCCCATGGCCATGAAGTGGCGGTCTCCATCGACCTGGTGCTGCGCGGCGAGGATCCGGCGCGGCGGCCGGCGCCGCAGGTCACTCTCGCCAGCCAGAAGATGGGCATCCACGAATGGAGCTACAAGAACGAAGTGATGCCTGACACCCGGCACGCGGTGCCGCATCGCGACAGCAAGCTCGCGCTCACCAGCATCAAGGCCGAAGTCGAGCTCGGCTTCGACGCCGATCTCGCCCTGGCCGAGGCCGGGCGCTGCCTCAACTGCGACGTCGAAACGGTGTTCTCGGCGCCGCTGTGCATCGAATGCGACGCCTGCGTCGACATCTGCCCGATGGACTCCATCACCTTCACCGCCGACGGCGAGGAGGCGGACCTGCGCGAGCGGCTGCGCGCCCCGGCGCGCAACCTGCACCAGGCGATCTATGTCGCCGACGGGCTGAAGACCGGGCGCGTCATGGCCAAGGACGAGGACGTCTGCCTGCATTGCGGCCTGTGCGCCGAGCGCTGTCCGACCGGAGCCTGGGACATGCAGAAATTCTTCCTCGAGGTCACCCACGCAGGTGCCGCATGCCGCTGA
- a CDS encoding MmgE/PrpD family protein, producing MAHETATLADYVTRLAHDDIPAAVRARAKILTLDFLGSALRARREADSTPSLLNMLAALKLDGDGDATVFGDSRTRSPAIAALLNGALGHSLDFDDTHADSSLHPSAPVVPAAFAVGEMTGASGREVLTAIVAGYEVCCRLGNALDPTSHYGRGFHPTATAGTYGAAAAAGKLLGLDTARMIAAFGVSGSQAAGSLQFLVNGAWNKRYQVGAAAMNGVIAATLAKQGFIGAIESVEGKHGLLAGYTDDPHPGKAVAGLSSDYETLKIGVKPYPSCRYTHAAIDALIAMRRELDLTPDNIARVEIGLHRNGITLTGDPTTKRHPRSIVGGQFSMFFTGALALEQGSFGWDDYARLGDPAIDALADRIEVVQDDRLETGRSHPFGARVSILSGGTAYERLAFDPPGEPSSFPTDAAMRQKFTQLARPVLDGRTAAFADAVLELERFGRVSEATRLGRG from the coding sequence ATGGCCCACGAGACCGCGACGCTCGCCGACTATGTGACGCGGCTCGCCCATGACGACATTCCCGCCGCGGTGCGCGCCCGCGCCAAGATCCTGACGCTCGATTTCCTCGGCAGCGCGCTGCGGGCGCGGCGCGAGGCCGATTCGACGCCGTCGCTGCTCAACATGCTCGCCGCCCTCAAGCTCGACGGCGACGGCGACGCCACCGTGTTCGGCGACAGCAGAACCCGTTCGCCGGCGATCGCCGCGCTGCTCAACGGCGCGCTCGGCCATTCGCTGGATTTCGACGATACCCACGCCGATTCCTCGCTGCATCCCAGCGCACCGGTGGTGCCCGCCGCCTTCGCGGTCGGCGAGATGACCGGCGCCTCAGGGCGCGAGGTGCTGACCGCCATTGTCGCCGGCTATGAAGTCTGCTGCCGGCTCGGCAATGCGCTGGACCCGACCTCGCATTACGGCCGCGGCTTTCACCCCACCGCCACCGCCGGCACCTACGGCGCCGCCGCCGCCGCCGGCAAGCTGCTCGGCCTCGACACCGCGCGGATGATCGCCGCCTTCGGCGTCTCGGGCAGCCAGGCCGCGGGCTCGCTGCAATTCCTGGTCAACGGCGCCTGGAACAAGCGCTACCAGGTCGGCGCCGCCGCCATGAACGGCGTCATCGCGGCGACGCTGGCCAAGCAGGGCTTCATCGGCGCCATCGAATCGGTGGAGGGCAAGCACGGCCTCCTCGCCGGCTATACCGACGATCCCCATCCCGGCAAGGCGGTGGCCGGACTCAGCAGCGACTATGAGACGCTCAAGATCGGCGTCAAACCCTATCCGAGCTGCCGCTACACCCATGCCGCGATCGACGCGCTGATCGCCATGCGCCGCGAACTCGACCTGACGCCGGACAACATCGCCAGGGTGGAGATCGGCCTGCACCGCAACGGCATCACGCTGACCGGCGATCCGACCACCAAGCGCCATCCCAGAAGCATCGTCGGCGGCCAGTTCTCGATGTTCTTCACCGGCGCCCTGGCGCTGGAGCAGGGCTCGTTCGGCTGGGACGATTACGCGCGGCTCGGCGACCCGGCGATCGACGCCCTCGCCGACCGCATCGAGGTGGTGCAGGACGATCGGCTGGAGACCGGCCGCAGCCACCCGTTCGGCGCCCGCGTCAGCATCCTGAGCGGCGGCACCGCCTACGAGCGCCTCGCCTTCGACCCGCCCGGCGAGCCGTCGTCCTTCCCGACCGACGCCGCCATGCGGCAGAAATTCACCCAGCTCGCCCGGCCGGTGCTGGACGGGCGGACGGCGGCCTTTGCCGACGCGGTGCTGGAGCTGGAGAGATTCGGCAGGGTCAGCGAGGCAACCCGGCTCGGCCGGGGGTGA
- a CDS encoding NUDIX domain-containing protein — MGESEFLKAYDANQYERPSVAVDLILMSVVEGTPAALLARRDAHPHLGAWALPGGFVGINESLDAAARRLLASKARMDAAYVEQLYTFGAVDRDPRARIISVAYFALLPPAHFAAALKATPELTLAELTVPWSGETGGPVEACSADGETLPLAFDHADMLGLAILRLRGKLDYSNVAFALLPDCFTLRALQEAHEAILGMRLNKPAFRRRMLDSGRLEATGERELGASFRPAELYRHRTAN; from the coding sequence ATGGGCGAATCCGAATTCCTCAAGGCGTATGACGCCAACCAGTATGAACGCCCGTCGGTGGCAGTTGACCTCATCCTGATGAGCGTCGTCGAGGGCACACCCGCGGCCTTGCTCGCCCGCCGCGACGCGCATCCCCATCTGGGCGCCTGGGCATTGCCGGGTGGGTTCGTCGGCATCAACGAAAGCCTCGACGCCGCCGCGCGCCGCCTGCTGGCCAGCAAGGCGCGGATGGACGCCGCCTATGTCGAGCAGCTCTATACCTTTGGCGCGGTCGATCGCGATCCGCGGGCCCGGATCATCAGCGTCGCGTATTTTGCGCTGCTGCCGCCGGCGCACTTTGCCGCCGCGCTGAAGGCTACGCCCGAACTGACGCTTGCCGAACTGACCGTGCCATGGTCGGGTGAAACCGGCGGGCCGGTTGAAGCGTGCTCGGCAGACGGCGAGACACTGCCGCTGGCGTTCGACCATGCCGATATGCTGGGGCTCGCCATACTGCGGCTGCGCGGCAAGCTCGATTATTCGAACGTCGCCTTTGCCTTGCTGCCCGATTGTTTCACGCTGCGCGCCTTGCAGGAAGCGCATGAGGCCATTCTCGGCATGCGCCTCAACAAGCCCGCCTTCCGGCGCCGCATGCTCGATAGCGGTCGCCTGGAGGCGACCGGCGAACGCGAGCTCGGTGCCTCGTTCCGGCCCGCCGAGCTCTACCGCCACCGCACCGCCAACTGA
- a CDS encoding SPFH domain-containing protein: protein MASIKNFGFLAQLRSDASNHVIRYHKGNIRQSGRGLVFWFVPETASIAELPMDDREMAVFVNGRSQDFQAVAIQGTLTWHVVDPELLATRVDFSLGLGKGTYKSEPIQRIETRLGGLVNQAALQYLAQAPVRALLDAGPEPLRNQLEAVLAADPALGEIGIAVTAVRLTNLAPSSELERALQTPTFEALQQKADQATFERRALAVEKERAIAENELANKTELARREMLLITQEAENARNRATGHAEAQQVEAAAEAERIRTVESAKAEAEQARMTIYRDLPPAVMLGLAARELAGKLDTIEHLNVTPDLLATVLGEFRRDTSALPPR, encoded by the coding sequence ATGGCTTCCATCAAGAATTTCGGCTTTCTCGCGCAATTGCGCAGCGATGCCAGCAACCACGTCATCCGCTACCACAAGGGCAATATCCGCCAGAGCGGTCGCGGGCTCGTCTTCTGGTTCGTGCCGGAAACCGCCAGCATCGCCGAACTGCCGATGGACGATCGCGAAATGGCGGTATTCGTGAACGGCCGCAGCCAAGACTTCCAAGCGGTTGCCATCCAGGGCACGCTGACCTGGCACGTCGTCGATCCCGAGCTGCTGGCGACCCGTGTCGATTTCAGCCTTGGCCTCGGCAAAGGCACCTATAAGAGCGAGCCGATCCAGCGGATCGAGACGCGGCTGGGCGGCCTCGTCAACCAGGCTGCGCTGCAATATCTGGCGCAGGCGCCGGTGCGCGCGCTGCTCGATGCCGGGCCCGAGCCGCTGCGCAATCAACTCGAAGCCGTACTTGCGGCGGATCCGGCCCTGGGCGAGATCGGCATCGCGGTAACGGCGGTGCGGCTCACCAACCTGGCGCCCTCCAGCGAGCTGGAGCGCGCGCTGCAGACGCCGACGTTCGAAGCGCTGCAGCAGAAGGCCGATCAGGCGACGTTCGAGCGCCGCGCGCTGGCAGTGGAGAAGGAACGTGCGATTGCCGAAAATGAGCTCGCCAACAAGACCGAACTCGCACGGCGCGAGATGCTGCTCATCACCCAGGAGGCGGAGAATGCGCGCAACCGCGCCACCGGCCATGCCGAGGCGCAGCAGGTCGAGGCCGCAGCCGAGGCGGAGCGCATCCGCACCGTCGAGAGCGCCAAGGCAGAGGCCGAGCAGGCGCGGATGACGATCTATCGCGATCTGCCGCCGGCGGTGATGCTGGGGCTCGCCGCGCGCGAGCTGGCCGGCAAGCTCGATACGATCGAGCATCTCAACGTCACGCCCGACCTGCTGGCGACCGTGCTCGGCGAATTCCGCCGCGACACCTCAGCCCTCCCGCCGCGCTGA
- a CDS encoding adenosylmethionine--8-amino-7-oxononanoate transaminase encodes MKSMSPVWHPFTQHAVQPEATLIAGGEGAWLETGDGRRIFDAISSWWVVTHGHRHPHIVQAIKHQVDRLDQVIFAGFTHEPAERLARHLIAITPPELEYVFFSDSGSTSVEVALKMALGFWRHRGENRSRILALEGAYHGDTIGGMSVGERGVFNAPYDPLLFDVDRLPFPSAGREQATLDALDAACRNGGVAALIVEPLILGAGGMLIYPPWVLAEMKRICRTHGALLIADEVMTGWGRTGTLFACEQAGVTPDIGCYSKGLTGGSLPLAVTLCSADIFDAHYSTDRTRAFFHSSSYTANPIACAAALANLEIWEREPVLERIARLTTLHAARLDRFRENRRFANVRQIGTIAALDIAASDAGYMAGIGPRLYQSFLARGLLVRPLGNTIYIMPPYCSTAGELDLAYEAIGEIADEIE; translated from the coding sequence ATGAAATCGATGTCTCCAGTATGGCATCCGTTCACTCAGCATGCCGTGCAGCCGGAGGCGACGCTGATCGCCGGAGGCGAGGGCGCCTGGCTCGAGACCGGCGACGGTCGCCGTATCTTCGACGCGATTTCGTCCTGGTGGGTGGTGACCCACGGCCATCGCCATCCGCACATCGTGCAGGCGATCAAGCACCAGGTGGACCGTCTCGATCAGGTGATCTTCGCCGGTTTTACGCACGAGCCGGCGGAACGGCTCGCGCGACATCTCATCGCGATCACGCCGCCGGAGCTCGAGTACGTCTTTTTTTCCGACAGCGGATCGACCTCGGTCGAAGTCGCTTTGAAAATGGCACTTGGCTTCTGGCGACACCGCGGCGAGAACCGCAGCCGTATTCTGGCTCTGGAAGGCGCCTATCACGGCGATACGATCGGCGGCATGTCGGTCGGTGAACGTGGTGTCTTCAATGCGCCCTACGATCCCCTTCTGTTCGATGTTGATCGTCTTCCCTTTCCCTCGGCAGGTCGCGAGCAGGCGACGCTGGATGCGTTGGATGCGGCATGCCGGAATGGCGGGGTCGCTGCGCTCATCGTTGAGCCGCTGATCCTCGGCGCGGGCGGCATGCTGATTTATCCGCCCTGGGTTCTCGCGGAAATGAAACGCATTTGCCGGACCCACGGCGCTCTCCTAATCGCCGATGAAGTCATGACCGGATGGGGTCGGACAGGCACGCTGTTCGCCTGCGAGCAGGCCGGCGTCACGCCCGATATCGGCTGCTATTCCAAGGGGCTTACGGGAGGGTCTCTGCCGCTCGCGGTGACGCTCTGCAGTGCCGACATTTTCGATGCGCATTATTCAACGGATCGAACACGGGCCTTCTTCCATTCCAGTTCTTATACCGCGAACCCGATCGCCTGCGCGGCCGCGCTTGCAAATCTGGAGATTTGGGAGCGAGAGCCGGTTTTGGAACGCATAGCGCGTCTGACCACCTTGCACGCCGCGAGGCTCGATCGCTTCCGTGAGAATCGACGTTTTGCGAATGTTCGCCAGATCGGAACCATTGCTGCGCTCGATATTGCCGCCAGCGACGCCGGCTATATGGCCGGCATTGGTCCCCGTCTCTACCAGAGCTTTCTCGCGCGAGGCTTGCTCGTTCGACCGCTTGGCAACACGATCTACATCATGCCGCCCTATTGCAGCACGGCGGGCGAACTCGATCTGGCTTATGAAGCGATCGGCGAAATCGCCGACGAGATCGAGTGA
- the bioD gene encoding dethiobiotin synthase: protein MTTRIIVTGTDTGVGKTVFAAALADALGAVYWKPIQAGLLEETDRQAVQRLSGLSEERVLPEVYRLKTPASPHLAAEIDGIIIDPGALVLPNTDRPLVVEGAGGLLVPLTREVAYIDVIRRWQAPVALCARTTLGTINHSLLSIEALRTRGIALLGIVFIGDENAESERIIMEMGHARRLGRLPHLAPLTGDVLRATFARHFDIGDFREESTG from the coding sequence ATGACCACGCGCATCATTGTAACCGGTACCGACACTGGCGTTGGCAAGACTGTGTTTGCGGCCGCGCTCGCTGACGCTCTCGGGGCCGTCTATTGGAAACCGATCCAGGCCGGTCTCCTGGAGGAGACGGACAGGCAGGCTGTCCAGCGGCTTTCCGGCCTGTCCGAAGAGCGCGTGTTGCCGGAGGTCTACCGGCTGAAGACACCGGCCTCGCCGCATCTTGCAGCCGAGATTGACGGCATTATCATCGATCCAGGCGCGCTCGTTCTGCCGAATACGGACCGGCCGCTGGTCGTGGAGGGGGCCGGCGGGTTGTTGGTGCCGTTGACGCGCGAAGTCGCCTACATCGATGTCATCAGGCGGTGGCAGGCGCCGGTGGCGCTATGTGCCCGCACGACACTCGGAACGATCAATCATAGTCTTTTGTCGATAGAAGCTCTGCGCACGCGCGGCATTGCGCTTCTGGGCATCGTCTTCATTGGTGACGAAAATGCCGAATCCGAGCGGATCATCATGGAAATGGGTCATGCCCGGCGCCTTGGCCGTCTTCCGCATCTCGCGCCGCTGACCGGTGACGTGCTGCGGGCGACCTTTGCCCGCCATTTCGATATTGGTGACTTCCGGGAGGAGTCCACCGGATGA